A stretch of Gasterosteus aculeatus chromosome 4, fGasAcu3.hap1.1, whole genome shotgun sequence DNA encodes these proteins:
- the LOC120816997 gene encoding putative fibroblast growth factor 1, producing the protein MCVVVIDHTSLRARSRGRANQLPLIPRARSRGCKHLTAPGGKTDPPRRHSSGNLPDGSRSCASPPSGMAEEMSVSGDQTVDGGPLGDFRQLTRLYCRNGGHHLQIVADGTVRGQRDEGDVHTVLKLTAVDKGVVVVQGTRAGRYLAMSDEGRLYSSPTVTDECYFLEKLEENHYNTYASQKYQERNWYVALKKNGRPKLGPRTHIGQKAIFFLPRRLEDSAE; encoded by the exons ATGTGCGTCGTGGTCATCGATCACACGTCGTTACGTGCCCGGAGTCGGGGACGCGCAAACCAGCTGCCTCTGATCCCCCGCGCTCGTTCACGAGGATGTAAACACCTGACCGCTCCGGGGGGGAAAACAGACCCACCCCGCAGACATTCCTCCGGAAACCTTCCCGACGGTTCGCGCAGCTGTGCGAGTCCTCCGAGCGGGATGGCGGAGGAGATGTCGGTGTCAGGGGACCAAACGGTGGACGGCGGCCCGCTGGGGGACTTCCGCCAGCTGACGCGTCTCTACTGCAGGAATGGCGGACACCACCTGCAGATCGTGGCCGATGGGACGGTGCGGGGACAGAGGGACGAGGGGGACGTGCATA CTGTGTTGAAGCTCACAGCGGTGGATAAAGGCGTAGTCGTTGTCCAGGGAACGCGAGCCGGGCGATATTTGGCCATGAGCGACGAGGGCCGATTGTACAGCTCA CCCACCGTGACTGATGAATGTTACTTcctggagaagctggaggagaaccACTACAACACATATGCAAGTCAGAAATATCAGGAGAGGAACTGGTATGTTGCCCTGAAGAAGAACGGAAGACCTAAACTGGGCCCAAGAACTCACATCGGACAGAAGGCCATCTTCTTCCTGCCCCGACGGCTCGAAGACTCCGCAGAGTGA